AAACAACTCATGAAACCTCTTCTGCATtacattctctacagcttcctcAGAATCAAATGTGATAAAACCAAAACCTCTATGTCTATCTCTTGAAGGAGTATACGCAATAACAACATCAGTAGTTCTACCAAACTTCTCAAAATAAGCTTTAAAATCTTCCTCAGTCAAGCTATAAGGTAAACCACctacaaaaatcttctttgtccTAAACTGACCATTATTATCATTACTCTTGTTAAAACCCTTTTGGTTGTAAGGGTTATTATGTCCAACCCTAGGTCTGGGAACTGCAGTGACAACTCTAACCAAACTTCCAAGAATAACATGTTTTTCTAAAACAACTCTATCAGCTACAGCTGGATCTGAGAAGAGAACATACCCACAACCTCTTGAACTACCTGTATCCTTGTGTTTTACAATCCTTGTCCCCACAACTTCACCAAACTTCTTAAAATGATCTTCCAAATTATCTTCATTGACTTCCACTGAGAGTCCACCCACAAAAATCCTCCCTTCTCCTGAATCCATCAAACCAACACCCAAAAATcagccaaaagaaagaaaaaaaagactctTGGTAGCTTCAACTTGTAAGAAAGTAAAGTCGATAAATAGTGTATGTTGAAACCACCCCCAAAGAAAGTAAAGttgataaatctaaaaaaatcttcaaaccaaaaaaaaaaaaaaaagagagagagagggagggaGTCAGTGGCAAAAACTAGAATAGAAACATGGCATTTCAACACCTGGCAGGAATTCAAATTCCCACTAAATGTCATGTTTCTATCTTTTAATTGTTCCTGATATATGTTCAAATTATACTTGCAAGAACTCAACTTCCTTTTCCAATGACCAAAGTAAACTCCAAATTAGAAAGTTAAAGAAGCAACATATACCAACTAACCGTGTTAAAGCAAACTAAGTTAACTAGATTATCTCGAAATGTATTGAAAAGGAACTCCCCGATACCTGTATGCATTTGGTCCTCCTTtgctgttgaatctgatgcaacatcatcatctgagaGTTCGTCAAACCAAAAGTCTTTCATATCCGATTTCAATGGTTTAGTTGCGCCCAGGGGACCACATGCAGGTCTGCTGCATATCAAACACTTGCCAGAAACACTACCAACTGACAAGGCCGAGTTTTTCAGTTCCGAGGCCTTCAAACCCTCATCTACACCCCAATTTGTAGCAACACTCTCACCCAAGGTTTCTGATAATGAAGGCCTTATTCTGCTAACGGGACCCCATGCAGGTGTGTTAGGTATCACATTCCCCTCACCAATAACACCGGAAACACTACCAACTGACAAGGCCGAGTTTTTCAGTTCCGAGGCCTTCAAACCCTCATCCGCACCCCAATTTGTAGCAACACTCTCACCCAAGATTTCTGAATATGAAGGCCTTATTCTGCTAACGGGACCCCATGCAGGTGTGTTAGGCATCGCATTCCCCTTACCAATAACACCGGAAACACTACCAACTGACAGCTCTTGCGCCTTAGAATTCCAATAATCTGCAGAACTTGGCTTGTCATCAACACTCTCACATAAAGATTCCGATGAAGCTGATGACAATGTACAATTTGCTTCACGTTGAGTGGTAATAACGGCAGATGCAGCATTAGAGCAGTTCTTCAACTTTTGACCATCACAAAGAATTTCAGCAGCCCTATCTGGATCACGGCCAGCCTTGCAATAGGCAGAAGCTATCTCCCTAAGAGAAAATTCTGAACTAAACGCATCAATCAACGCTTCCAAAACTTTTGTTTCCCCAGAATCAGACTCCATCAATGCCCTATAGACAGATGCTTCCATCTCAAAAGTTCTTCacataaacaaacaaacaaaaatcttagtactagaaaacaaaaacaaaccaaaaacaaTATCTCAACACGGTTCCCATTCATAGGTCAGGGTTTCGAATCTCTGTAAGGTCAGAAAAGTTAAAATTTCTAGAAAGATTCATAAGAAACTAAACAAAAAACCTGATTATCTGGTATAAATTGATCAAACTACACTCATTTTTACTCCATTTAGATTTCAGTCGCACAACTACACTCACTAATTTCATGTTTAGgtcaagttaaaaaaaaaaaaaaaaaaaggtgatatCATCAAATGTTGTAGTGAAATTGAACAAATGAAAGTAACATGTATAGATTAAGAAGCTAAAATCTGATAAATTACCTGAAGAAATGCTTTACTTTACTCTTCTTCTTcagtagggtttttttttttttctgagcgGAGGAGATATTTTGGGATGAGAAAAAGGTTTTAACTTATGACTGGTGGGTTAAGTGAGTGATCACATGGAGAGAATAAGACAAGAGTGATGAGTCAAAAGTGTTCTTTTTGACTTTGGCTGACCACCAAACTACCGAAGTCAGAATGTGAGAGAGAGTGCTGCCAGACTTGTTTCTCTTAGGCGGGTTCCTACGGGGGTTGCAAACCGGCCAGTTTGTCAGTTTTGCATCCATTATGGAGCTGATAAAGTGGCAAATATGTCTGCCTAATTGACAAATTTGTCAGTTAGACAAGGTAGGTGTAGTATCGACTGCTCGGTGGAAACTACATCGTCAGGTGGATTTGATCCAACGGTCATAAATCCTTCTCTCTATAGATACCCAATAGtaaattcatttcaactcacaccttcttcctatgttttttagattttccaatttttgaaaatatgaaaatggttTAGTTAATAGAAGAGGCAACATGTTACCCAAAATCAAATAATTGAACACCGAGTTAATGTGCAAAATGAAATAAAAAGAGTAAGAAGTGCAAGAATTGCATATCAGCGCAATGTTGGTATTGtagaagatgaatgcatctgcaggaattatgttttctTCACTAATCATCCCTTCGTTGACGGCGCACTACAGGCCACTCCGTTTTGGGGACGTGTTTTACAAAAATTTGAAGAACAAACAATGAAGCTGAACAATCATTATGCGCTGGTGTTGGAGGCGTGGTTTGTTGGATTTTCTAAGAACGTTAAAAAGTATATTATTATGATAAGGGAAGCATCTCGAAGCATGAAGAGTGATGAAACTCTGCTGGACATTGAACAAAGATGTCGTGCAGAGTGGCTCTGTAATTAACAACATAAAGGGGTTCCGATATGaaagttgttatgaaatcttaaTAGTGTTGCCCAAATTTAATCcaatttatatgttttaatttcttaattgttAACTTAAGCATGAATGTAAAGGTAGATTTTCATTTATCAAACAAAAGTACAATTACATTAAATGATCATCCCATAAAAGAGTGATTACATTAAAAGGAATTACATCTACTAAACTAAGTGTTTCCAAAGATATATTCCCCTATGCATGTTTGATCCTCCGAAAACTCACCATCTTGAgtctgagatggtggttgagtagcATCAGGCGATTCGTAACCTTGATATGTCACCCGAGATGGTTGAATTGGATGAGTAGGTGCTTGAAATGGGTGAAATGTTGAAGTGCTTGTTGGAGTATACATTGACCtaaatgcatccatatttacacgACCACCAGGGGTAAGTACAGGACCTTGGGGCATGAAACCACTAGGGCTTCGGAATCGGATATCTGTCATCTCAATGTCTCATCTTGCTGCTGCTACTTGAGTGTTTTCCACTATATTTGGAGCAAAATGATGACTTGTTTAACTGCTACCTGATGGGACATACCCATTTGACAACTTGTTCCTACCGGAGTCTTAGAAAATTCAGAAGTGATCAAATTCTCCATCTAAAGCTGCATTTCTCTCAAGTGAAAATTCTGGAATCCATCGAGAAGAAGCGTTAAAAGTGTTCAACTTGTTCTGATACTCTTATGACGATGCTACCACACCTTAATATGTATACCTCTATTGTAGACCTTAAGTACTAAGTGGAACAATAACAATATCTCCAACGGGAGATAAAgtctgtgttagagcatagctccgtcgacctcgcatgcgttgctatctcaagcatgtttgtcaatgttagtgatcaaaattatgagtcttgatttctagattacatagctaagcctcggactaggatagaaaagtgtatttgagctcaaggacttcatggcgattcatcatacaaagacgaagatctactcaaggaaccgtggaacttcatcaataaaaaggtatgtggagacttgaacttatctatcactcaagcatgtttgtcaatgttagtgatcaaaattatgagtcttgatttctagcctacatagctaagtctcggactaggatagaaaagtgtagttgagctcaaggacttcatggcgattcatcatacaacgacgaaccctactcaaggaaccatggaacttcatcaacaaaaaggtatgtggagacttgaacttatctatcactaaaaagtctatctcttctatttcctacttcttatgagacaaaattcgtatgctatatagaccggatcatacacatttgatatttcgagccgagtatatctcgcctatctatatctcgaaatcatgtgttggtaaagcgtttcgctttgatcaagtttatcttcacctagtgatgaaagtcatgaaaagtttcaattactttgagaattgctctgacgtgaaacggtatgtgaataacggctatataacgtcctctgagaatgtctcaatgattggaatgagagtttatattacataaccttgtattccttaatccgaagttttcgaactttgttgattgagagaaaaccGTAGGAATTGGCATTGTCAAGTCCGCGaacacagtccgcgaactgacggaagttctcgtactgagaatttttgttgggattttccaaaaactcgtttgcgtgtaagtccgcgaactggcgaaagtctctttgccgagattttctgctgagtttggaaaactccgctggttgtcttaagtccgtgaacttgtttgtgagcttaagtggttatgatataaagatgtgctctgaacatgaaacattaaattactaaggaatgctttatgcaaaccgtggctataatgctcatgagccgattcaaatcgaatcgaatcatctttgtttcaattgtgtcttatgtagttacataagatcttagagcagttgaacaactctttaactagttcatttgagtcacttgaactagttatggtgaaaaagaacaaggttaatatgaaatgctcatatggttaaccttttgggttactatgttgaactaacatacacgtacacgtttgggaatggttttcgcaaacccagtaaacgtctacccaagtatgTATGGCAAgcaaagtttttgatctaacagttgagaaatattagcttgaatctaaatcaggttttcatctaacggtgaatatggattgctttgtaactaaggaaaaaccatgatttgaaggttatataaaggagacatctagcattgtgcaaaactaatccccacacgtctgtgtgatactagtacgatcgctagagttgattctcctttaacctttggttatcttctctaaaaccaggttaacgacttaaagacttcattgggattgtgaagccagaccgatactacttttaccgtagttgtgtgatctgatcttgtatcttttatCGTATaggtacaatcgattgattgtcttgagatcgtgagagttctctgataggaaagataaagaagtcacaaacatcttcgtctcactgtttgtgattcctcgacaaacctcctgtgtagtcaggaagaattatagagaggtgattgattaatctaggctgttcttcgagaatataagaccggattatcaattccttcctgttcaccttgatttcatatcttaagacagaataaaacctagggtttatctgtggaagacatatttatcctttgatagacttttctgtgtgagacatatttgtttattatcaagtctgcgattttgggttgcgccaactcttggttgtgggtgagatcatctagggaaatcaagtgcgcagtatcctgctgggatcagaggcgtaggaatacaactgtaccttggatcggtgggagactgattggggttcaaatatagtccagtccgaagttagcttggagtatgatagtgtttgtagcggtttaatactgtgtgtattcaatctggactaggtcccggggtttttctgtatttgcggcttcgtcgttaacaaaattcttgtgtctgtgttatttctatttccgcattatatttgttatataattgaaataatacaagttgttcgtttgtgatcatcaattggaaatccaacctttggttgttgattgatattgattgatccttggacattggtctttggtaccgtccaagttattccttgtgtttgataatttctattagcttgagtatatcaaaaacaagagagagatattaactccttgagatacttctatctatattgagtctgactgtctagttgattctctagcaaagtatttcggaattagtccatacatattgctaagagaaatattgggtggtgttcttagacccccgctttttcaattggtatcagagcaggaaaacacattaaagaccttacaagtctgagtttgtagcgatctgattatggacgagtctatctctaataacgtaccagttcagaaattaccagatgattctaaaagcttggattcccctgagagaactgtcacatctaagtcaatatccaaacattctcttgatgtaaaaactgttgattgggaaactctcctagaagaacagttggatgaactttctgatgaaggtgattcagatattgatagagatgttgatgaggaagtctcagagtatgttagtttttggattcgtggaagatgaagaagattacaacttctcatgtctcacctcttctgactccttgataggtgccaaatattgcattatttctgtatcattttattggcacttatccctttttgcataccataattctcccttttgtaatgaattttgtattttactctcctcaaggataaatacttaatattgtttaattttgcatttttaggtaccaaataaagactagatgagttgcggagcgaaaagagcaaagacacaggaaaaagccggcggaaactctagcggaaaagaagtgaagaatgtggtatggaagaatcaaagatgaaaatgggcttaaaaaggaagaaattgttcttaaagaagaagtgggctcaagactacctaagcccaaacccatttcctaaacccaaaatccaaacccaaacccgtttttcccttcagccgtcagattggatccattccatcatcctacggtcgctccacatccatctccaccgcgccgttggatcatttcctcatcttttcatccaacatctttCCTTCGCTGACATCAAAATTTTATGAGTCCTCTCAACACCATAACCTAGAATACCTATACCCCAACCAAACACATCCTAACCCTAATCCCATCGAccccaacttcttcttcttcccccttttcttctcttcacagccgaaccaccacctgctccgccaccaacttcctGTCGccgcaaccaccaccactcgagctctcaaatcactaacccatcactaccccATCATTATTACCAATTTCACCAACTATATGGCCTCCTAAtctctcaatttcacgcctcacccatgtcaggaaccctagaggtgaaattgataaattaggccGGAATAGAGTTGTAATCACAGCATGGGAAAAGCAGGAGAAGACgaggaggaagcatgggtcgaagctctcaagtgttttcagtgattaggtaaaacttaATTTAAAtttttggtaaaccctaatttcactgttttaggGGTTTTTGGTGGAAAGTTGTTATATGTATAAATTGACGTCTTGGGTGTGAGATTGAAGatacctggactagccagtgtgtcattaggtttaattttaggtttttatttttgtatctcaatttctattCTATCAACAGTGCATATCAATTTGGTttaccatgtttgttatgttctaatctattttgctagggtttagatgaaaccctagctttctgCTATGTTATTCATGTTATATGATttattcttgaatgcttaaaatgttgtatgatagatttaatctcagtgcatcaatactctgcgctcacaatgtatgtcaagcatccattgtagttaggataacattgtgttgattgaactgcaactcatgtttgatagatattgttaatcctttgactagttgtgcttgattagacaattagtgctcctggttaatactttagttgcgattgaactatccattggtgaaacaccttaggtaagtgatggacttgacacttcttccttatctgttacaaggacaagagtatcatactCAGTTGAATGCTTAGTATAGGGATAGAGGTCGATTCAAAGCCTAGCAGTCCCTCCCATATCCCAAATTCCTTAGTCATTGTCACTGTAGGttagaaattagttaggaaaataTTAGAAAAACACATCagttccctccttgtccctgaggatttACCCTGCTTATTTACTAGCTATAACagccctgtatacttgtaggaaaattagaacatagttttaggtataattccttagctatcaagtttttggcgtcgtttccgggactcggtagcggtgctgtgtagtttctttgtttttcttgctTTATTCATCAATTCCTGTCacttgctcatttgcttgctATTGCTGTTCACTGCTTGCTTGCAAAGCTGGTGCTACTGAAAAGCGTGGTGAGACTTGTTAGCTGGTGCTGCTGCTTCTTGCCAAGCC
This genomic stretch from Papaver somniferum cultivar HN1 chromosome 5, ASM357369v1, whole genome shotgun sequence harbors:
- the LOC113284522 gene encoding heterogeneous nuclear ribonucleoprotein D0-like; this translates as MEASVYRALMESDSGETKVLEALIDAFSSEFSLREIASAYCKAGRDPDRAAEILCDGQKLKNCSNAASAVITTQREANCTLSSASSESLCESVDDKPSSADYWNSKAQELSVGSVSGVIGKGNAMPNTPAWGPVSRIRPSYSEILGESVATNWGADEGLKASELKNSALSVGSVSGVIGEGNVIPNTPAWGPVSRIRPSLSETLGESVATNWGVDEGLKASELKNSALSVGSVSGKCLICSRPACGPLGATKPLKSDMKDFWFDELSDDDVASDSTAKEDQMHTGEGRIFVGGLSVEVNEDNLEDHFKKFGEVVGTRIVKHKDTGSSRGCGYVLFSDPAVADRVVLEKHVILGSLVRVVTAVPRPRVGHNNPYNQKGFNKSNDNNGQFRTKKIFVGGLPYSLTEEDFKAYFEKFGRTTDVVIAYTPSRDRHRGFGFITFDSEEAVENVMQKRFHELFGKLVEVKKNESNNGHSGGYHMGKNGGRGGSSSGGVQGGGISPRSRPGYGESYSGYSPQLSGYATAEGTPVVSPWSLL